A part of Sebastes umbrosus isolate fSebUmb1 chromosome 21, fSebUmb1.pri, whole genome shotgun sequence genomic DNA contains:
- the cpa6 gene encoding carboxypeptidase A6, whose amino-acid sequence MVLDHWSAFGASVLLACVIICSNVPCPAGAMYLYNNRYAGDQVFRITPSNDEEVGALKKILGHVKVDFWQPNSATLICQNATVDVHVKRNDTLGLHARLKRERIDYRVFISNLQKEIEKQTGYRSSRKRRSESQYDYEVYHSLEEIQSWMFEMNRTQSNLVDMFSIGKSYEGRPLYVLQIGKRSRHQKKSVWIDCGVHAREWIGPAFCQWFVKEAINSYQHDSAMRRLLNQLNFYIMPVFNVDGYHFSWTKDRFWRKTRSKNHKFHCRGVDANRNWKVKWCEEGASSHPCDDTYCGPFPESEPEVKAVAKFLRKHKKRVKAYISIHAYAQMLLYPYSYKYATIPNFNCVESAAHNAVTALYSAYGVRYRYGPASTTLYVSSGSSIDWAYRNGIPYAFAFELRDTGYYGFLLPESLISPTCTETMRAVKAIASGLLKKCETDRGRFPYI is encoded by the exons ATGGTACTGGACCATTGGAGCGCATTTGGCGCCTCCGTTTTACTGGCTTGTGTGATAATCTGCAGTAACGTGCCATGTCCTGCCGGTGCCATGTATCTGTACAACAACCGCTACGCAGG TGATCAAGTCTTCAGGATAACCCCGAGTAATGATGAGGAGGTCGGAGCACTCAAGAAAATTCTGGGACACGTGAAG GTGGACTTCTGGCAGCCCAACAGTGCGACTCTAATCTGTCAAAACGCCACCGTGGATGTCCATGTAAAACGCAATGACACGCTGGGTTTACATGCACGCTTAAAGCGGGAACGTATTGATTATCG GGTGTTTATCTCCAATCTGCAGAAGGAAATTGAAAAGCAGACGGGATATCGCTCCTCTCGCAAGCGGAGGTCAGAGTCTCAGTACGACTACGAGGTTTACCACTCTCTGGAAGAG ATCCAGAGCTGGATGTTTGAGATGAACAGAACCCAATCCAACCTGGTTGACATGTTCTCCATCGGGAAGTCGTACGAGGGAAGGCCGCTTTATGTGCTTCAG ATAGGAAAGAGAAGTCGTCATCAGAAGAAATCTGTGTGGATCGACTGTGGCGTCCACGCCAGGGAGTGGATAGGACCTGCTTTCTGCCAGTGGTTTGTCAAAGAG gCCATCAACTCATACCAGCATGACTCTGCGATGAGACGACTGCTCAACCAGCTCAACTTCTACATCATGCCCGTCTTCAACGTGGATGGATATCATTTCAGCTGGACCAAA GATCGGTTCTGGAGGAAAACAAGGTCCAAAAATCACAAGTTCCACTGCAGAGGAGTGGACGCTAACAGAAACTGGAAAGTGAAATGGTGTG AGGAAGGCGCCTCCTCTCATCCCTGCGACGACACCTACTGCGGTCCCTTCCCCGAGTCTGAACCCGAAGTCAAGGCCGTCGCCAAGTTCTTGCGCAAACACAAGAAGCGCGTCAAAGCGTATATATCCATCCACGCCTACGCCCAAATGCTGCTTTACCCCTACTCCTACAAGTACGCCACTATCCCCAACTTCAACTGCGTG GAGTCAGCCGCTCATAATGCAGTGACAGCCCTGTACTCTGCCTATGGAGTGAGGTATAGATACGGCCCTGCCTCCACAACCCTGT ATGTGAGCTCAGGCAGCTCTATAGACTGGGCTTACAGGAATGGGATCCCGTACGCGTTCGCCTTTGAGTTGAGGGACACGGGATATTACGGCTTCCTGCTGCCCGAGTCCCTGATCAGCCCGACCTGCACGGAGACTATGAGGGCAGTGAAAGCCATTGCATCAGGTCTGCTGAAGAAGTGTGAAACAGACAGGGGCAGATTTCCATATATATGA